From Streptosporangiales bacterium, the proteins below share one genomic window:
- a CDS encoding DUF4397 domain-containing protein — MTTRHLSSATPRTAPTRRIRAALLAAALAAAACAAGMTARTADAAETARITLIHGIPGFVADVALDGKTVLSGFRFQHVTDVLTIPTGKHRVQIYQAGTKTDPQLDTSLALKSGQDLSAVAAIGADGKPTAFVFDNHLPSAFRGPRAVVLRNAAAAGPVAVRIGGSAKSPVTVGKQGAYALPAGGERVRVATTAGDGIGKPVDVTLPAGRMYSIFVVGDAKADRLFLVTAQQRPAGGDREVRRIDTGGVPPVRSTPLGLAAAVLLAAGAVVVAAAVGVRRGHAGTR; from the coding sequence ATGACGACACGACACCTGAGTTCGGCGACCCCGAGAACGGCCCCCACCCGACGGATACGCGCGGCGCTCCTGGCGGCAGCGCTGGCGGCCGCTGCCTGCGCCGCCGGGATGACCGCCCGCACGGCGGACGCGGCCGAGACCGCGCGGATCACGCTCATCCACGGGATCCCCGGCTTCGTCGCGGACGTCGCCCTCGACGGCAAGACCGTCCTGTCGGGCTTCAGGTTCCAGCACGTCACCGACGTCCTCACCATCCCCACCGGCAAACACCGGGTGCAGATCTACCAGGCGGGCACGAAGACCGACCCGCAGCTCGACACCTCGCTGGCGCTGAAGTCGGGGCAGGATCTCAGCGCCGTGGCGGCCATCGGTGCGGACGGCAAGCCGACGGCCTTCGTGTTCGACAACCACTTGCCCTCGGCGTTCCGCGGCCCGCGCGCCGTCGTCCTGCGCAACGCCGCGGCCGCCGGGCCCGTCGCGGTGCGGATCGGCGGGTCGGCGAAATCACCGGTCACCGTCGGCAAGCAGGGCGCGTACGCCCTTCCCGCCGGCGGCGAGCGGGTGCGGGTCGCGACCACCGCGGGCGACGGCATCGGCAAGCCCGTCGACGTGACGCTCCCGGCCGGCCGCATGTACTCGATCTTCGTCGTCGGTGACGCCAAGGCGGACAGGCTGTTCCTCGTCACGGCCCAGCAGCGCCCGGCCGGCGGCGACCGTGAGGTACGACGCATCGACACCGGCGGCGTGCCGCCGGTGCGTAGCACTCCGCTCGGCCTCGCGGCGGCCGTGCTCCTCGCCGCCGGCGCCGTCGTGGTGGCCGCCGCGGTCGGCGTCCGGCGCGGGCATGCCGGGACGCGCTGA
- a CDS encoding sortase, which produces MPGRADRVRIPAVLAGVVLLAAGVVLARVDTTRADGVAVASATPAPVRSTEPGPTPTPSATPTTLRTLPAWPGATQPARPGTPVRLVVPALRVDTRPHPIGRLTDGRLDVPKDAAAVAWWAYGAAPGERRGTVVVAGHVSWWGRWGTFARLGTLSRGDRVRLVRADGEVVPYAVTAVVRTPKTRLDRLGVFATDGPPGLALVTCGGRWDPVRRSYDENVVVRATPAA; this is translated from the coding sequence ATGCCGGGACGCGCTGACCGCGTCCGGATCCCGGCCGTCCTCGCCGGGGTGGTGCTCCTCGCCGCCGGTGTCGTGTTGGCGAGGGTCGACACGACGCGGGCGGACGGCGTCGCGGTCGCGTCCGCGACGCCCGCCCCCGTCCGGTCGACGGAGCCCGGCCCCACCCCCACCCCCAGCGCCACGCCGACGACGCTGCGCACCCTGCCCGCGTGGCCCGGTGCCACCCAGCCCGCGCGGCCGGGGACGCCCGTCCGTCTGGTGGTCCCTGCGCTGCGCGTGGACACCCGCCCGCATCCCATCGGGCGGCTCACCGACGGGCGACTCGACGTACCGAAGGACGCGGCGGCCGTGGCGTGGTGGGCCTATGGCGCGGCGCCCGGCGAGCGCCGCGGGACCGTGGTCGTCGCGGGCCACGTCTCCTGGTGGGGCCGGTGGGGGACGTTCGCCCGCCTGGGCACGCTGTCGCGCGGCGACCGCGTGCGTCTCGTGCGGGCGGACGGCGAGGTCGTCCCCTATGCGGTCACCGCGGTGGTGCGTACGCCGAAGACCCGGCTCGACCGCCTCGGCGTCTTCGCGACCGACGGGCCGCCGGGACTCGCCCTCGTCACGTGCGGCGGCAGGTGGGACCCGGTGCGCCGCAGCTACGACGAGAACGTCGTGGTCCGCGCCACGCCCGCCGCATGA
- a CDS encoding aldolase: MTPDELSHALRRHRLLAVVRGTEADAALHTVLELVQCGIPLVEVSLTTPDAFAVLAGAAQEAGPGAMIGAGTVLTGDEARRARDAGATYIVTPASAEGERVAHELGLPVIAGALTPTEIVAAHQAGATAIKVFPASMHGGPSYIRALRDPLPHIPLIPVGGVDVEAAHAYLAAGALAVGVGSPLVGDAASGGSLELLRKRATAFIESVAAGRAP, encoded by the coding sequence ATGACGCCCGATGAACTGAGTCACGCCCTTCGCCGGCACCGCCTGCTCGCCGTCGTCCGCGGCACCGAGGCCGACGCGGCCCTGCACACCGTGCTCGAGCTCGTGCAGTGCGGGATCCCACTGGTGGAGGTGTCGCTCACGACGCCGGACGCGTTCGCCGTCCTCGCGGGCGCGGCACAGGAGGCCGGCCCTGGCGCGATGATCGGCGCGGGCACCGTGCTCACCGGCGACGAGGCGCGCCGGGCACGCGACGCCGGCGCCACGTACATCGTGACGCCGGCCAGTGCCGAGGGCGAGCGCGTGGCGCACGAGCTCGGCCTGCCGGTCATCGCCGGCGCGCTCACGCCCACCGAGATCGTCGCCGCGCACCAGGCCGGCGCGACCGCGATCAAGGTGTTCCCCGCGTCGATGCACGGCGGTCCCAGCTACATCCGGGCGCTGCGCGACCCGCTGCCCCACATCCCGCTGATCCCCGTCGGCGGTGTCGACGTCGAGGCCGCCCACGCCTACCTCGCCGCCGGCGCGCTCGCCGTGGGCGTCGGCTCGCCGCTGGTCGGCGACGCCGCGTCCGGTGGCTCGCTCGAACTCCTGCGCAAGCGCGCGACCGCGTTCATCGAGTCCGTCGCGGCGGGGCGCGCCCCGTGA
- a CDS encoding sugar kinase, translating to MTDVLTFGEAMANLRGQGALRLGGTFRLTVAGAESNVAIGLARLGHSVRWAGRVGDDETGALVTRTLRAEAVDTAFVTTDPDAPTGLMLLEHRTADLVRVDYYRSNSAGSRLAPVAIAPALAEHTAILHVTGITVALSSTAADAVRHAVEHAHAHGWTVCLDVNHRSRLWSRDDAAKALRPLLPYVDVLVASADELSIVTDAAEAAADLLAGGAREVVVTRGGDGAEVVTSAGTVTRPAAKVTAVDPVGAGDAFVTGYLSATLDGLAVDERLDRGIAVAGFAVSTYGDWEGLPTRAELALAGHRDGTVR from the coding sequence GTGACCGACGTCCTGACGTTCGGGGAGGCGATGGCCAACCTGCGCGGCCAGGGCGCGCTACGTCTCGGCGGCACGTTCCGGCTCACCGTCGCAGGCGCGGAGTCCAACGTCGCGATCGGGCTGGCGAGGCTCGGCCACTCCGTGCGCTGGGCGGGCCGGGTCGGCGACGACGAGACCGGGGCGCTGGTCACCCGCACGTTGCGCGCCGAGGCGGTCGACACCGCCTTCGTGACCACCGATCCTGACGCGCCGACCGGCCTGATGCTCCTGGAGCACCGCACCGCCGACCTGGTGCGGGTGGACTACTACCGCAGCAACTCCGCCGGCTCCCGCCTCGCGCCGGTCGCGATCGCGCCGGCACTGGCGGAGCACACCGCGATCCTGCACGTCACCGGCATCACCGTCGCTCTGTCGTCCACTGCCGCCGACGCGGTACGGCACGCGGTCGAGCACGCCCACGCACACGGCTGGACGGTCTGCCTCGACGTCAACCACCGCAGCCGGCTGTGGTCGCGCGACGACGCCGCCAAGGCCCTGCGTCCGCTGCTGCCGTACGTCGACGTGCTCGTGGCGTCGGCCGACGAGCTGTCGATCGTGACCGACGCCGCAGAAGCCGCCGCCGACCTGCTCGCGGGCGGCGCACGGGAGGTCGTCGTCACCCGCGGCGGCGACGGCGCCGAGGTCGTCACGTCCGCCGGCACCGTCACCCGCCCGGCCGCGAAGGTCACTGCCGTCGACCCCGTCGGCGCAGGCGACGCGTTCGTCACCGGCTACCTGTCCGCGACACTCGACGGCCTCGCCGTCGACGAACGCCTCGACCGGGGCATCGCCGTCGCCGGCTTCGCGGTGTCGACGTACGGCGACTGGGAGGGACTGCCGACGCGGGCGGAGCTCGCCCTCGCCGGCCACCGCGACGGCACCGTCAGGTAG
- a CDS encoding ABC transporter permease subunit, with translation MPDTPRLPIGTAIEAVIDFLRLHLSVVFDAIAQFLLALANLVYQVLAAPHPYLLIAILAALAVLVTRRPGLPIFTVLAFLLVDGMELWRASLQTLSAVIVAGVFAIVVGVPVGIWAARVQATSVIVRPILDFMQTLPVFVYLLPAVFFFDIGVPSGIVATSVFAIPPAVRLTELGIRQVDREVVEAARAFGSTPGQVLREVQIPLAMPSIMAGVNQVIMLALSMVVIAGMVGGEGLGEVVVGSTQSLDIAGGFEGGIAVVILAIYLDRLTAGVSRLTQRRGKKRQRVDQRPAAEEDAIESEKQKRPVPVGGGS, from the coding sequence ATGCCTGACACGCCACGGCTTCCCATCGGTACCGCCATCGAGGCGGTCATCGACTTTCTGCGCCTGCACCTCAGTGTCGTCTTCGACGCGATCGCACAGTTCCTGCTGGCCCTCGCCAACCTCGTGTACCAGGTGCTGGCGGCGCCGCACCCGTACCTGCTGATCGCCATCCTGGCGGCGCTCGCCGTCCTGGTCACGCGCAGGCCCGGGCTGCCGATCTTCACGGTGCTCGCGTTCCTGCTCGTCGACGGCATGGAGCTGTGGCGCGCGTCGCTCCAGACCCTGTCCGCCGTCATCGTCGCCGGTGTCTTCGCGATCGTCGTGGGCGTGCCCGTCGGCATCTGGGCGGCCCGGGTCCAGGCGACGAGCGTCATCGTGCGCCCGATCCTCGACTTCATGCAGACGTTGCCCGTCTTCGTCTACCTGCTGCCCGCGGTGTTCTTCTTCGACATCGGGGTGCCCTCCGGCATCGTCGCGACGAGCGTGTTCGCGATCCCGCCGGCCGTGCGGCTGACCGAGCTGGGCATCAGGCAGGTCGACCGCGAGGTGGTCGAGGCCGCGCGCGCGTTCGGGTCCACACCGGGGCAGGTGCTCCGCGAGGTCCAGATCCCCCTGGCGATGCCGTCCATCATGGCCGGCGTCAACCAGGTCATCATGCTGGCGCTGTCGATGGTCGTCATCGCCGGGATGGTCGGCGGCGAGGGCCTCGGTGAGGTGGTCGTCGGCAGCACGCAGAGCCTCGACATCGCCGGTGGGTTCGAGGGTGGTATCGCCGTCGTGATCCTCGCGATCTACCTCGACCGTCTCACGGCAGGCGTGAGCCGGCTGACGCAGCGGCGGGGCAAGAAGAGGCAGCGCGTGGACCAGCGGCCCGCGGCCGAGGAAGACGCGATCGAGAGTGAGAAGCAGAAGAGGCCCGTGCCTGTAGGAGGCGGATCATGA
- a CDS encoding betaine/proline/choline family ABC transporter ATP-binding protein (Members of the family are the ATP-binding subunit of ABC transporters for substrates such as betaine, L-proline or other amino acids, choline, carnitine, etc. The substrate specificity is best determined from the substrate-binding subunit, rather than this subunit, as it interacts with the permease subunit and not with substrate directly.), producing MIEARGVTKVFGLPERTAVQALTSGRGDRRSLIGAGGVFAVDDVSFSVERGELFVIMGLSGSGKSTLIRMVNRLIDPTVGSVLVDGTDVVTMNDSALRALRNKRVSMVFQHFALFPHRSIGDNVAYGLKTRGVAPSERAAKARQALERVGLGHRLDAYPSELSGGQQQRVGLARALATDADILLMDEPFSALDPLIRRDMQDLLLELQEQFRKTVLFVTHDLNEAMRIGDRIMVMKDGGIVQLGTGPEIIADPATEYVREFVSDVDRTRVLTAGVIMREPLLVVDVGEEPRQVLHKLEGIEASGVYVVDGERRVVGVAKDAALAGAGRRDLRSVLDDDDYETVTEDTAISDFAHLTGHHAVPMGVLDGDGRLIGVVPRAAVLSAISAESDDGNATAGSDETDVDEEPEKVSGNA from the coding sequence GTGATCGAGGCGCGAGGCGTCACGAAGGTCTTCGGACTGCCGGAGCGGACGGCCGTCCAGGCACTTACCTCCGGGCGCGGTGACCGGCGGAGCCTGATCGGCGCGGGCGGGGTGTTCGCGGTCGACGACGTGTCGTTCTCCGTCGAGCGCGGTGAGCTGTTCGTCATCATGGGCCTGTCCGGGTCGGGCAAGTCGACGCTCATCCGCATGGTCAACCGGCTGATCGACCCGACGGTCGGTTCGGTGCTCGTCGACGGCACCGACGTCGTCACGATGAACGACAGCGCGCTGCGCGCGCTGCGCAACAAGCGCGTCAGCATGGTCTTCCAGCACTTCGCCCTGTTCCCGCACCGGTCGATCGGCGACAACGTCGCGTACGGGCTGAAGACCCGCGGGGTGGCACCGTCCGAGCGTGCGGCGAAGGCGCGTCAGGCGCTCGAACGCGTGGGGCTCGGCCACCGTCTCGACGCCTACCCCAGCGAGCTGTCGGGAGGCCAACAGCAGCGCGTCGGGCTGGCCCGCGCGCTGGCGACGGACGCCGACATCCTGCTGATGGACGAGCCGTTCAGCGCGCTCGACCCGCTCATCCGTCGGGACATGCAGGATCTCCTGCTCGAGCTGCAGGAGCAGTTCAGGAAGACGGTGCTGTTCGTCACGCACGACCTGAACGAGGCGATGCGCATCGGTGACCGCATCATGGTGATGAAGGACGGCGGCATCGTCCAGCTCGGCACCGGGCCGGAGATCATCGCCGACCCGGCGACCGAGTACGTGCGCGAGTTCGTGTCCGACGTCGACCGCACGCGGGTACTGACCGCGGGCGTCATCATGCGCGAGCCGCTCCTCGTCGTCGACGTCGGAGAGGAGCCGCGCCAGGTGCTCCACAAGCTCGAGGGCATCGAGGCGTCCGGCGTGTACGTCGTCGACGGAGAGCGGCGGGTGGTAGGCGTCGCCAAGGACGCGGCGCTCGCGGGGGCCGGCAGGCGCGACCTCCGCTCCGTCCTCGACGACGACGACTACGAGACGGTCACCGAGGACACCGCCATCAGCGACTTCGCGCATCTCACCGGGCACCACGCCGTCCCGATGGGCGTGCTCGACGGCGACGGACGGCTCATCGGCGTCGTGCCGCGTGCCGCCGTGCTGTCCGCGATATCGGCGGAGTCCGACGACGGGAACGCGACCGCCGGGAGCGACGAGACCGACGTGGACGAGGAGCCGGAGAAGGTGAGTGGCAATGCCTGA
- the ychF gene encoding redox-regulated ATPase YchF, producing the protein MSLTIGIVGLPNVGKSTVFNALTKGDVLAANYPFATIEPNVGVVGVPDTRLPVLATMFDSAKVIPASVSFVDIAGLVRGASEGQGLGNQFLSHIRESDAVCQVIRVFDDADVVHVDGRVSPKDDIETINTELVLADLQTIEKALPRLEKESRLKKDLAPVVDAVRQAREVLDSGQTVFGAGIDREPLRDLHLLTAKPFLYVFNVDDDEMGNEALKDELRALVTPAEAVFLDAKLEHELTELSEEEALELLRSVGQEESSLAILARVGFETLGLQTYLTAGPKESRAWTIRKGATAPEAAGVIHSDFQRGFIKAEIVSYDDLVDTGSMAEARSRGKVRMEGKDYVMRDGDVVDFKFNV; encoded by the coding sequence GTGAGTCTCACCATCGGCATCGTCGGCCTGCCCAACGTCGGCAAGTCCACGGTCTTCAACGCGCTGACCAAGGGCGACGTCCTCGCCGCGAACTACCCGTTCGCCACCATCGAGCCGAACGTCGGCGTGGTGGGGGTTCCCGACACGCGGCTGCCCGTGCTCGCGACGATGTTCGACTCCGCCAAGGTGATCCCCGCGTCGGTCAGCTTCGTCGACATCGCCGGGCTCGTGCGCGGCGCGTCGGAGGGCCAGGGCCTCGGCAACCAGTTCCTGTCGCACATCCGCGAGTCCGACGCCGTCTGCCAGGTCATCCGGGTGTTCGACGACGCCGACGTCGTCCACGTCGACGGCAGGGTCAGCCCGAAGGACGACATCGAGACGATCAACACCGAGCTGGTGCTCGCCGACCTGCAGACCATCGAGAAGGCGTTGCCGCGGCTGGAGAAGGAGTCGCGGCTGAAGAAGGACCTCGCGCCCGTCGTCGACGCCGTTCGGCAGGCGCGTGAGGTGCTCGACTCCGGCCAGACCGTCTTCGGCGCCGGCATCGACCGCGAGCCGCTGCGCGACCTGCACCTGCTGACGGCGAAGCCGTTCCTCTACGTCTTCAACGTCGACGACGACGAGATGGGCAACGAGGCACTCAAGGACGAGCTGCGCGCGCTCGTCACGCCCGCGGAGGCCGTCTTCCTCGACGCCAAGCTCGAGCACGAGCTGACCGAGCTGTCGGAGGAGGAGGCGCTCGAGCTGTTGCGGTCGGTCGGCCAGGAGGAGTCGAGTCTCGCGATCCTCGCGCGCGTGGGCTTCGAGACGCTCGGGCTGCAGACCTACCTCACGGCCGGCCCGAAGGAGTCGCGCGCCTGGACCATCCGCAAGGGCGCCACCGCACCCGAGGCCGCCGGCGTCATCCACAGCGACTTCCAGCGCGGCTTCATCAAGGCCGAGATCGTCTCGTACGACGACCTCGTCGACACCGGCTCGATGGCCGAGGCGCGATCCCGCGGCAAGGTGCGCATGGAGGGCAAGGACTACGTCATGCGCGACGGCGACGTGGTGGACTTCAAGTTCAACGTGTAG
- the rmuC gene encoding DNA recombination protein RmuC, with protein MGVITVVLLVTGLLVGAGAGAAIGVLLSRSRDASLRGERDSLVVERDRLRADVERASAALRQAENEAAGLRATVDTERRAAAERAALVERTMTERFTALSSAALAQSNEQFLRLADERFKEAQTKATGELDQRRQAVEHMVAPLKDTLAKVEAQLRELEQARVAAYHSLTEQVGLVRQTGEHLRHETASLANALRAPQVRGRWGELQLERIVELAGMSEQCDFTRQGTVDTDDGQRRPDLVVHLAGGKSVVVDSKVPLSSYLEAVESTDETRRRGHLGAHARNLRRHVDQLAAKEYWAAFSPAPEFVVLFVPGEAFLAPALEHDPQLLEHAMSRHVVIATPTTLMSMLRTVAYAWQQAALTDNAREVFDLGRQLYDRLGKLGDRVDGLGKAITRVVSAYNGTVASLETRVLVSARRMRDLQLVEGDLPTPRPVEETPRAPSTAELVESAGEARQIRLLYASDPTEEDGEPVDERYGVTPETARDRKDRPAAR; from the coding sequence ATGGGCGTGATCACAGTCGTACTCCTCGTCACCGGGCTGCTCGTCGGCGCCGGTGCCGGCGCGGCGATCGGTGTGCTGCTCTCCCGGAGCAGGGACGCCTCGCTGCGCGGCGAGCGCGACTCCCTCGTCGTCGAGCGCGACCGGCTGCGCGCCGACGTCGAGCGTGCGTCCGCAGCCCTGCGACAGGCGGAGAACGAGGCGGCGGGCCTGCGGGCGACGGTCGACACCGAGCGCCGCGCCGCGGCCGAGCGCGCCGCCCTCGTCGAGCGCACCATGACCGAACGGTTCACTGCCCTGTCGTCCGCCGCGCTCGCGCAGAGCAACGAGCAGTTCCTCCGGCTCGCCGACGAACGGTTCAAGGAGGCGCAGACCAAGGCCACCGGCGAGCTCGACCAGCGGCGCCAGGCGGTCGAGCACATGGTGGCGCCGCTGAAGGACACGCTCGCCAAGGTCGAGGCGCAGCTGCGCGAGCTCGAGCAGGCACGCGTCGCCGCGTATCACTCACTCACCGAGCAGGTCGGCCTCGTCCGGCAGACCGGCGAGCACCTGCGGCACGAGACCGCGTCACTCGCCAACGCCCTGCGTGCGCCCCAGGTCCGCGGCCGGTGGGGCGAGCTGCAGCTCGAGCGGATCGTCGAGCTGGCCGGCATGTCCGAGCAGTGCGACTTCACCAGGCAGGGCACCGTCGACACCGACGACGGCCAGCGGCGACCCGACCTCGTCGTCCATCTCGCCGGTGGCAAGAGCGTCGTCGTCGACTCCAAGGTGCCGCTGTCGTCCTACCTCGAGGCCGTCGAGAGCACCGACGAGACCCGTCGCAGGGGCCACCTGGGTGCCCACGCGCGCAACCTCCGCCGCCACGTCGACCAGCTCGCCGCCAAGGAGTACTGGGCGGCGTTCAGCCCCGCACCGGAGTTCGTCGTGCTGTTCGTGCCCGGCGAGGCGTTCCTCGCCCCGGCACTCGAGCACGACCCCCAGCTCCTCGAGCACGCGATGAGCAGGCACGTCGTGATCGCGACCCCCACGACACTCATGTCCATGCTGCGCACCGTGGCGTACGCCTGGCAGCAGGCGGCCCTCACCGACAACGCCCGCGAGGTCTTCGACCTCGGGCGCCAGCTGTACGACCGCCTCGGCAAGCTCGGCGACCGCGTCGACGGGCTCGGCAAGGCGATCACACGCGTGGTGTCGGCGTACAACGGCACGGTCGCCTCCCTCGAGACCCGCGTGCTCGTCAGCGCGCGCCGCATGCGCGACCTCCAGCTGGTCGAGGGCGACCTCCCCACGCCCCGTCCCGTAGAGGAGACCCCGCGGGCGCCGAGCACCGCCGAGCTCGTCGAGTCCGCGGGCGAGGCGCGGCAGATCCGCCTGCTCTACGCCTCCGACCCGACCGAGGAGGACGGCGAACCCGTCGACGAGCGCTACGGCGTGACGCCCGAGACGGCTCGCGACCGCAAGGACCGGCCCGCCGCGCGCTGA
- a CDS encoding 4-hydroxy-3-methylbut-2-enyl diphosphate reductase, translating to MSCATVRTGTGRSGVVSIRLARSIAHASLRGDADGPTGPPQLPVGWTYACVSRRPPPLRSSLGGRVVSAPTSNRCDAHFGGQLVTRRVLLAKPRGYCAGVDRAVVTVERALEKYGRPVYVRKQIVHNTHVVKTLEERGAIFVEEVDEVPEGELVVFSAHGVAPSVHAGAAQRELRTIDATCPLVTKVHNEAKRFAREDRQILLIGHEGHEEVEGTAGEAPDDVVLVDGPEQARTVEVRDPDNLVWLSQTTLSVDETNETVRALRERFPQLSDPPSDDICYATQNRQNAVKTIAEQCDLLLVVGSRNSSNSVRLVEVGLSYGARTAYLVDTADEIDEAWLDGIETVGVTSGASVPEILVDEVLGWLARHDFADVEQVDAPDESTLFALPRELRERRRQSAS from the coding sequence ATGAGCTGCGCCACGGTGCGGACGGGCACCGGGCGCTCGGGTGTGGTGTCCATCCGACTCGCGCGTTCCATTGCGCACGCGAGCCTACGCGGCGACGCCGACGGCCCCACCGGTCCTCCACAGTTGCCCGTAGGGTGGACATATGCCTGCGTTTCCCGCCGCCCTCCTCCGCTCCGCTCCTCGCTCGGCGGGCGCGTGGTGTCGGCCCCTACTTCGAACCGCTGCGATGCTCACTTCGGAGGGCAGCTCGTGACGCGCCGTGTCCTGCTCGCGAAGCCGCGTGGCTACTGCGCGGGTGTCGACCGCGCGGTCGTCACCGTCGAGCGCGCGCTCGAGAAGTACGGCCGACCGGTCTACGTCCGCAAGCAGATCGTGCACAACACCCACGTGGTCAAGACGCTCGAGGAGCGCGGGGCGATCTTCGTGGAGGAGGTCGACGAGGTGCCCGAGGGCGAGCTCGTGGTGTTCTCCGCCCACGGCGTCGCCCCGAGCGTGCACGCGGGCGCCGCGCAGCGCGAGCTGCGCACCATCGACGCGACCTGCCCACTGGTGACGAAGGTGCACAACGAGGCGAAGCGCTTCGCCCGCGAGGACCGCCAGATCCTGCTCATCGGCCACGAGGGCCACGAGGAGGTCGAGGGCACCGCGGGCGAGGCACCCGACGACGTCGTGCTCGTCGACGGGCCCGAGCAGGCGCGCACCGTGGAGGTCCGCGACCCCGACAATCTCGTCTGGCTGTCCCAGACCACGCTGTCGGTCGACGAGACCAACGAGACGGTCCGCGCACTGCGGGAGCGGTTCCCACAACTCAGCGACCCGCCGAGCGACGACATCTGCTACGCCACCCAGAACCGCCAGAACGCCGTGAAGACCATCGCCGAGCAGTGCGACCTGCTCCTCGTGGTCGGGTCGCGCAACTCGTCCAACTCGGTCCGCCTCGTGGAGGTCGGGCTCTCGTACGGGGCACGCACCGCCTACCTCGTCGACACCGCCGACGAGATCGACGAGGCGTGGCTCGACGGCATCGAGACCGTGGGCGTGACCAGCGGCGCGTCCGTGCCCGAGATCCTGGTCGACGAGGTGCTCGGCTGGCTCGCGCGGCACGACTTCGCCGACGTCGAGCAGGTCGACGCTCCCGACGAGTCCACCCTGTTCGCACTGCCCAGAGAGCTGCGCGAGCGCCGCAGGCAGTCGGCCTCCTGA
- a CDS encoding exodeoxyribonuclease VII large subunit → MDTTPERPVPVRTVAQLIAQWVGRLGRVWVDGQLTDVSRRPGAATVFLTLRDPVAQVSLPVTCARQLFDSIRPPLVDGARVVVHAKPEMYVARGRLSLVATDIRPVGVGELLARIERLRQLLATEGLFAAERKRRPPFLPERVGLICGRDSAAERDVRENARRRWPAVRFRVEQVAVQGLHAAIEVAEAVRRLDADDSVDVIIVTRGGGSLEDLLPFSDEGLLRAVAACRTPVVSAVGHEQDAPLLDLVADIRASTPTDAAKRVVPDVGEQVALIRQLRDRGRRHLTGWLRREHAALVALRSRPALSDPPRELDRRELDVLAMRDRARRSLTHRLDRAADDVRHVRARVVALSPAATLQRGYAVVQHDGHVVGSAGDLHPGAAVSVRLVDGRFGAQVTDVETE, encoded by the coding sequence ATGGACACCACACCCGAGCGCCCGGTGCCCGTCCGCACCGTGGCGCAGCTCATCGCGCAGTGGGTCGGTCGGCTGGGGCGGGTCTGGGTCGACGGCCAGCTCACCGACGTCTCACGCCGCCCGGGCGCCGCGACCGTGTTCCTGACCCTGCGCGACCCCGTCGCCCAGGTGTCACTCCCGGTCACCTGCGCGCGGCAGCTGTTCGACTCGATCCGGCCACCGCTCGTCGACGGCGCCCGCGTCGTCGTCCACGCGAAGCCGGAGATGTACGTCGCGCGCGGGCGGCTGTCGCTTGTCGCGACCGACATCCGCCCGGTCGGGGTCGGCGAGCTGCTCGCCCGCATCGAGCGGCTGCGCCAGCTGCTCGCCACCGAGGGCCTGTTCGCGGCCGAGCGCAAGCGCAGGCCGCCTTTCCTGCCCGAGCGCGTCGGCCTGATCTGCGGACGCGACTCCGCGGCCGAGCGCGACGTCCGCGAGAACGCGCGCCGCCGCTGGCCCGCGGTGCGGTTCCGGGTCGAGCAGGTCGCCGTGCAGGGGCTCCACGCCGCGATCGAGGTCGCCGAGGCCGTCCGCAGGCTCGACGCCGACGACTCGGTCGACGTGATCATCGTCACCCGCGGCGGCGGCTCGCTCGAGGATCTGCTGCCGTTCTCCGACGAGGGCCTGCTCCGCGCGGTCGCCGCGTGCCGCACGCCGGTCGTCAGCGCCGTCGGTCACGAACAGGACGCCCCGCTGCTCGACCTCGTCGCCGACATCCGCGCGTCCACGCCGACCGACGCGGCGAAGCGCGTCGTCCCCGACGTCGGCGAGCAGGTCGCGCTGATCCGGCAGCTGCGCGACCGCGGCCGGCGGCACCTGACCGGCTGGCTGCGCCGGGAGCACGCGGCGCTGGTCGCACTGCGCTCGCGGCCGGCGCTGTCCGACCCGCCGCGCGAGCTCGACCGCCGCGAGCTCGACGTCCTCGCCATGCGCGACCGGGCCAGGCGCTCGCTCACCCACCGGCTCGACCGCGCCGCCGACGACGTCCGCCACGTGCGCGCCAGGGTCGTCGCGCTCTCCCCCGCCGCGACCCTGCAACGCGGCTACGCGGTCGTGCAGCACGACGGACACGTGGTCGGCTCGGCCGGCGACCTGCACCCCGGCGCGGCCGTGTCCGTCCGACTGGTCGACGGCAGGTTCGGCGCCCAGGTGACCGACGTAGAGACGGAGTGA